In a genomic window of Methylovirgula sp. 4M-Z18:
- a CDS encoding efflux transporter outer membrane subunit, whose translation MRCVWASYGSGLIIAGLSLGSCAPVGPDYAKPNAPVPAQYKEIKGWKLGEPHDYLDKGDWWTVFGDAELNRLEPQVAISNQTIKADEANYREAQSLIAQARASLFPDLTLDGSATRSGTGTGGGKSTATSTGSLTANASWDLDVWGSVRRTIESKEAGAEVSAADLANARLSAQSSLATAYFELRETDSLHDLLADTVKQYQHSLDITQNQYKAGTTARSDVITAQAQLLSAQAQEINTEVARRQFEHAIAVLTGKPPAELSIPHGALAHNIPNVPPRLPSTLLERRPDIVAAERAMKEENALIGVAMAAYYPDISLSGALGVTGTTAKASPANPAWSIGLSMAQTIFNGGLTEAQVAGAKATYEASVATYRQTVLTAFQQVEDELAAMRILAAQEKVQIEAVTAARQAVQIALNEYQAGTQNFTTVVTAETTALSDEESALTTREQRYLASVSLIVALGGGWNASKLPTEGQ comes from the coding sequence ATGCGTTGCGTATGGGCGAGCTATGGCTCGGGACTGATTATCGCCGGGCTGAGCTTGGGGAGCTGCGCTCCAGTTGGGCCGGATTACGCCAAACCGAATGCCCCCGTCCCGGCCCAGTACAAGGAAATCAAGGGTTGGAAGCTCGGCGAGCCGCACGATTATCTCGACAAAGGCGATTGGTGGACCGTTTTCGGCGACGCCGAACTCAACCGGCTCGAACCGCAGGTCGCGATCAGCAACCAGACAATCAAAGCTGACGAAGCCAATTACCGCGAGGCGCAATCGCTGATCGCCCAAGCCCGTGCCTCGCTCTTTCCGGACCTGACGCTCGACGGGTCGGCCACGCGCAGCGGCACCGGCACGGGCGGCGGCAAAAGCACCGCCACGAGCACCGGGTCGCTCACGGCCAATGCCTCCTGGGACCTCGACGTATGGGGCTCCGTGCGGCGGACCATCGAGAGCAAGGAAGCCGGCGCCGAAGTCAGCGCCGCCGATCTCGCCAATGCGCGCCTCTCGGCGCAGTCCTCGCTGGCCACCGCCTATTTCGAATTGCGCGAGACGGATTCGCTGCACGATCTTCTGGCCGATACGGTCAAACAATATCAGCATTCACTCGACATCACGCAGAACCAATACAAGGCCGGCACCACGGCGCGCTCGGACGTGATCACGGCGCAAGCGCAATTGCTGTCCGCCCAGGCGCAGGAGATCAACACCGAGGTGGCGCGCCGACAGTTCGAACATGCGATCGCTGTTCTGACCGGCAAGCCGCCGGCGGAATTGTCGATTCCTCATGGAGCGCTCGCGCACAATATCCCGAATGTGCCGCCACGCTTGCCCTCCACCTTGCTCGAACGCCGTCCCGACATCGTCGCGGCAGAGCGGGCGATGAAGGAAGAGAACGCTTTGATCGGCGTCGCGATGGCGGCCTATTATCCGGATATCTCGCTCTCCGGCGCACTTGGCGTGACCGGCACGACGGCCAAGGCCTCCCCGGCCAATCCGGCCTGGTCGATCGGCCTCTCCATGGCGCAGACGATTTTCAACGGCGGTTTGACCGAGGCGCAAGTTGCGGGGGCGAAAGCGACGTATGAAGCGAGCGTCGCCACCTACCGGCAGACCGTGCTGACCGCCTTCCAACAGGTGGAAGACGAACTCGCCGCCATGCGCATCCTCGCCGCCCAGGAAAAAGTCCAGATCGAGGCGGTGACGGCGGCGCGGCAAGCGGTGCAGATCGCGCTCAACGAATATCAGGCCGGAACGCAAAATTTCACGACCGTCGTGACGGCGGAAACCACGGCCCTGTCGGACGAAGAATCGGCGCTGACGACGCGCGAACAACGCTATCTCGCGAGCGTGTCGCTGATCGTCGCGCTTGGCGGCGGATGGAACGCGTCCAAACTGCCGACAGAAGGGCAATAG